A portion of the Homalodisca vitripennis isolate AUS2020 chromosome 2, UT_GWSS_2.1, whole genome shotgun sequence genome contains these proteins:
- the LOC124353563 gene encoding diphosphoinositol polyphosphate phosphohydrolase 1-like, producing MSGRQRKWFTLEEALKQLSLHKPMQMTYFESLRTSVSRNSSPLPPFSTPCLDVATRLCTLSNNY from the coding sequence GCCGCCAACGAAAGTGGTTCACGCTTGAGGAAGCACTGAAGCAACTCTCCTTACACAAACCTATGCAGATGACCTACTTCGAGTCCCTGCGCACCAGCGTGTCTCGTAACTCGTCTCCGCTGCCCCCCTTCTCCACACCATGTCTAGACGTAGCTACCCGCCTGTGTACGCTTTCCAACAATTACTAA